One part of the Hippopotamus amphibius kiboko isolate mHipAmp2 chromosome 14, mHipAmp2.hap2, whole genome shotgun sequence genome encodes these proteins:
- the KCTD4 gene encoding BTB/POZ domain-containing protein KCTD4, protein MERKINRREKEKEYEGKHNSLEDADQGKNCKSTLMTLNVGGYLYITQKQTLTKYPDTLLEGIVNGKILCPFDADGHYFIDRDGLLFRHVLNFLRNGELLLPEGFRENQLLAQEAEFFQLKGLAEEVKSRWEKEQLTPRETTFLEITDNHDRSQGLRIFCNAPDFISKIKSRIVLVSKSRLDGFPEEFSISSNIIQFKYFIKSENGTRLVLKEDNTFVCTLETLKFEAIMMALKCGFRLLTSLDCSKGSIVHSDALHFIK, encoded by the coding sequence ATGGAGcgtaaaataaacagaagagaaaaagaaaaggagtatGAAGGGAAACACAACAGCCTGGAAGATGCTGACCAGGGAAAGAACTGCAAATCCACCCTGATGACCCTCAATGTTGGTGGATACTTATACATTACTCAGAAACAAACACTGACCAAGTACCCAGACACTCTCCTTGAAGGTAtagtaaatggaaaaattctcTGCCCGTTTGATGCCGATGGTCATTATTTCATAGACAGGGATGGGCTCCTCTTCAGGCATGTTCTAAACTTCCTACGAAATGGAGAACTTCTACTGCCTGAAGGGTTTCGAGAAAATCAACTTCTTGCACAAGAAGCAGAATTCTTTCAGCTCAAGGGACTGGCGGAGGAAGTGAAGTCCAGGTGGGAAAAAGAACAGCTAACACCCAGGGAGACTACTTTCTTGGAAATAACAGATAACCATGATCGCTCACAAGGACTGAGAATCTTCTGTAATGCTCCTGATttcatatcaaaaataaaatctcGCATTGTTCTGGTGTCCAAAAGCAGGCTGGATGGCTTTCCAGAGGAGTTTTCAATATCGTCAAATATCATTCAGTTTAAATACTTCATAAAGTCTGAAAATGGCACTCGACTTGTACTGAAGGAAGACAACACCTTTGTCTGCACCTTGGAAACTCTTAAGTTTGAGGCCATAATGATGGCCTTAAAGTGTGGTTTTAGACTGCTGACCAGCCTGGATTGCTCCAAAGGGTCAATTGTTCACAGCGATGCACTTCATTTTATCAAGTAA